In Hermetia illucens chromosome 5, iHerIll2.2.curated.20191125, whole genome shotgun sequence, a single window of DNA contains:
- the LOC119657299 gene encoding zinc finger protein DPF3 → MTSAVDIQIVNPPNLEKIQNFFKDATYRETIEFSANFNTRLCIERRLRLPFIDPQTGVAQNHSQLFMDRRQRLPPFREGQIYSYPAARWRKSRRQYLSKMYRYSERPFQALKRPEPGIETADSDFNGTLLEESSSLGGADTSDSKDSQQHLKEDLPKEWFYDEMDMNEMDALEEPKSPADDEYDYDPRYGNKKRRKRRPGKKAMLPHLTDTVRKGRPGAGASGRGRGRRKTPRESRNIDPPSPGLTSEPPSFESAAAAVSESVTGGDDSELRNYRKYL, encoded by the exons ATGACTTCGGCTGTCGATATTCAAATAGTGAATCCGccaaatttggagaaaattcagaatttcttcaaggacgcgacaTATCGCGAAACAATTGAGTTCAGTGCAAATTTCAATACGCGGCTATGTATCGAGCGGCGATTGCGGCTACCATTCATCGACCCCCAGACGGGAGTAGCGCAAAACCACTCGCAATTGTTTATGGATCGGCGACAGCGTTTGCCCCCGTTTCGGGAGGGACAGATCTATTCATATCCGGCTGCTCGATGGCGGAAGAGTCGACGCCAGTATTTGAGCAAAATGTACAG ATACTCTGAGCGACCATTCCAAGCACTTAAACGACCGGAACCAGGAATAGAAACAGCCGATTCAGATTTCAATGGAACTTTACTTGAAGAATCATCTTCCCTTGGTGGAGCCGACACATCAGACAGCAAAGACAGCCAACAGCATCTTAAAGAGGATCTACCAAAAGAATGGTTCTACGACGAAATGGACATGAACGAAATGGATGCCCTGGAGGAGCCAAAGTCGCCAGCTGACGATGAATACGATTATGATCCACGTTACGGcaataagaaacgaagaaaacgaCGACCCGGCAAGAAAGCTATGTTGCCGCATTTAACCGATACTGTAAGAAAAGGTCGTCCTGGCGCTGGCgcatcaggtcgtggccgaggaagGCGCAAGACACCGCGCGAATCGCGCAATATAGATCCTCCTAGCCCTGGTCTGACATCAGAACCGCCATCATTTGAATCAGCGGCGGCCGCTGTATCCGAGAGTGTGACGGGCGGCGATGACTCTGAATTGAGAAATTACCGAAAGTACCTGTAA